The DNA region ACAGCAAAATCAAATATgcattcattcatatttatttaataccAGGCACTAGTGATAGGTGTTAGGTGATACtgatattataaatgaaaaagacaggTGTCCCCTCCCTTCATTGGACTTATAGTAGAGTGACATGAAGGAGATGAGTACTGCTGTTTCCAGTAGAATGTCAGAAAAACCCTGAGTACCGAGTCAGTAATAGTGGGCTCATAGTAAACAGCTGAAAGATTGCCAAAAGTGGGCCAATCACAGAACAGTTACGGCTTGTAACTCTTAGGATACGATGGGCAGAAAACACCTTTGTAATAAGGCGTGTGTGTGATGAGAGGGTTCTGTCTTTGAAGGCTCCTGGTTTGAGCACTGATGACAAAGAGAGCAAGACAGTACCCCAGCTTCCTTTGGACTTGACTCGTACACCAAAGGTCTCCTGCTCCTTCACCATAAGCCCATGTTTGTAGTCTAAACACATTTACTGCCTTAGTAGTTTAGAGGAAACCTATCTTCAGTTGGTACTGATCACTGTGTTCTTCTTTACAAGTATGAATAGATTAGCAAGAATCTCCACGTATTTGAGGAAAACTTGTAGTGTGGAAGAGAAGCACGAAGTTGAGCAAAGAAATCGTAATCCTCTGAAGAAATGGTTAATGCAGAAGACAGAAGAATGCTTAAGAAGGGtgatctatttttaaatgttcatggaAGACTTATAAAAACTGAGCATGTATTAGGGTATGAAGAAtatcttaataaatattcaaaaggtAATAACTAAGAGCTTAGGTTTCTCTGAAAACTAAAATCAAATAACAGAAAGGATAGCTAAAAAAATACCTAAATACATGGAAATTTGAGATACTTTTCTAAGCATCCTGTGGCTGAAGGGAGATCAAAATTGAAATTACAGATGTTAGTCATGAACCACGATGAAAATCTGCATATCAAAATCTTTGGGTTGAAGACCAAGTGATGCTGAGGGCATTGTATGatttattagaaaacaagaaagatggcaaataaatttactttgaaaatttttttaaagaatgagagaaattaacatggataaaacagacaaaaatgatTATAACAGCAAGAAATAGTTTTACTTAATTAAACCAGGAGCAAGTTTAACttgaaaaaacagtaaaatagaaCAAGTCTGATTAAGAAATAATGGGAAAATACAATGTTAGAAGTGAAAAGTGGGAACTGCCACAGATGACGAAGATTTTAAAATTACGAGATGGTgtgtataattttatattgtgaataaaaatgtattgaaaacAGACAATGATCCAAGCTTTCAATTAGCAAAATCGACCCAAGAAGAGACAAGACAATAATCATAAAATTTGAAAGATAGTAGTTTTcagggggctggtcctgtggccaagtggttaagttcacatactctgcttcgacggcccggggttcaagggttcggatcctgggtgcagacatatacactgctcatcaagccatgccgtggtggcatcccacatagaagatttagaatgatctacaactatgatatacaactatgtgatggggctttggggagagaaaaaaaagaggaagattggccacagatgttaactcagggccaattttcctcaccaaaataaaagcataccttaaaaaaaaaagaaagataaaagttttCAAATGTAACCCCTTTGCTACAGAGGTATTAGACTCAGACAGTTTTATGGCTGTGTTCTGTTTTCTAAGATCAGAAGTTTCctgttaattaaaatttttttaatgaagaaaaagatagaatAGACTTTCTTGTTTCTTCCATGATACTAAAATATTAACACAAGAAAGAATGCAATACATCAATTTCACTTAATAAGATAGATATgaaattccaaataaaatctgAAGAAACAAGTATAGAAGTGTGCTAAAAAATATGATTAAGGAATAGAGGAGTGATTTAACAtcaagaaatatattaatttatcatGCTAATTgattacagaagaaaaacaatagtGTTTCAGTGTATGATAAAAAGACAAGTAATATGTTTTAAGCGCTATGCTTCCCAAAAACTCTCAGAAAgccagaagagaaggaaacttttaatttcttaagaaCATCTGTTCTGATCTTATTCATATGCGAAACAAGATGTCTAGTTTCCTGTTCTTCTTCAGCAGTAATTTGGAGGTTCTGAACAAcgtgattaaaaagaaaaagaatgaacttaTATATAAATTCATGGAAGGGGCAAAATTATAATTAACAAGTGATATGATTGTTTAccagaaaattcaagaaaatcaaCTGAAAGTCTGCTCAAGCGGTAAGAGCTCATTCCATTGGTACCATATAAGATGAACGTATAAAAGTCAGTCTCTTAGTATATTGCCACAATAGGTTTATTTACAATTTCTTCAAAATGCATTAAATCTTTTATCCTGACAAGAAATCTATAACAggatgtatacacacacatatgtgtgtatgtgcacaaaACTTTactgaaggaagtgaaagaagacctgaggaaaataaaatgagggaatGCCATAATGCTCTTTAGAAGGACTCAGCATTCGAACAGAGTCAATTTAcgcccaaatttattttttaaagattttatttttttcatttttctccccaaagcccccagtacatagttgtgtattttagttgtgggtccttctagttgtggcatgtgggacgccgtctcagcgtggcctgatgagcggcccatgtccgcgcccaggattcgaaccagtgaaactctgggccgccgcagcggagcgcaccaacttaaccactcagctactgggccggccccacacccAAATTTCTTAATCCACTGCAGCCCCAATCAAAACCCTAAAGGTGTGTTATGAAAATCAACAAGTTGATTTTAAATTTGGGCAGAAAAAAAGGGAATCATATTCATTGCTTACATCTCAAAAAAAATGTTCCAAATAGGTAAAGGtccgaaaaaaaaaagagttaaaattattAGATGAAGTGAGTCGGCCGCCTTTAAAATCTGAGTTTGAGCAGGGGACTCTGATCAAAACACAACGCAGCAAACACTAAAGACTAAAAGATAGGGCTACATTAACCTTGTAAACAACTGCATCACGTAattgaaaaacacaaacatataaaataaatgtttgaaatgtgCATAACTAAAGGTCTGTGTGTACAACATCCATATTCTTCTACAAATGAGcatggaaaaatgggcaaaggtcaTGAATGGTCAGTTCACTAAAGAATAAAGTagttgataaaaacaaaaaatttttaaaaaattttccctcCCTTctaatcttaaatgcatattaaagcAAGGTCCCAATTTTGCCCCTCAGACTTGTACAAATTGAAAAGATTTATGTTTGTATCATCCAGTGTTAGCAAGGGTATGGAGAAAAGGACTTTCATATTCATTTGTGTCTGTAAAAATCGATAACAGACTTTTAGACGGCAATTTCTCAGTGTTAAATAATGTAATCCTCACGGTTTCACTTTTAGGAATTCAGTTTATATGAGCTAAAAGATAATctgtacaagaatgtttactgcaatattatttttagcaataaaaaataggaaacaaCTAATGTCCGTAGCAGAGAAGTTGAATAAATTGCTGTACTCTGATAAATTGGAAAACTATGAACAGCCATTACACCGGATGTGCTATCTGACCTGTTCTGGAGAATGTCTATGATGTGTTGTTAAGTGAAGGTAGACAACTGCAAAAAGTTAACGTGCTATTTTTATAGAAAGAGCATGTGTTTCAGTGCATAGAAGTTTAGTCACAGAATGGTTAACAGGGTTACTTCTGGGGAGCAGGATTGGGGTTGGAGGAATTAGGAGATGCTTTTATTTGATactcatctattttttttaacattttaaaattaccaaGAAAATGTAAAGTCATTTGTATAGATTCAATCCGTTTTGATGACTTTAATGATAAGCGTGTTGAAGTGTCAGGCAAAGAAGTGTGTTAAAAAATATGATAAACTAGGATTTACAAGTATGGTGGCAGAGTGTTGAATCTTaggcaattttcttttcttatagaaaCTTACAATGAGAGGTAAATGTGCTCctgttttattcagttttcatacAGGCTTGGggttttaaaactttgaaatcaAGGACGTCTGCAGTCTACCTCTGAAAGATTAGCAGAAACACAGCATATAGCACCACCATTTATGAAGGTAATTAGACCCTTTCTAGGTTCAAAAAAGCGGTAATTTTAGAGTTATTGAAATGAGAACCTTCAATATCTGATTTCTTTTGTTGGCTGGTTGGTTTTCTCCCATCTTTCCACTTATGAAAAAGGATGAACAACCTGTGTGATCTTTACACCTACAGCTCTTCTGGGTGCCAGGCTTTTCTCTCCACTTGCCTATTAGACATCtccctctgatttttttccctaccaGCCTACACCTGCATATGTGTTCTCTGTGTTAATGAGTAGCATCCACTTCAGCTAGAAACCTGGGGACCAACTTTGATTTGTCCATCTTCTCCGACCTCCCACatccattaattaattaattgctaAAGCCCTGTTGATTCAGcctcttaaatatttctttctttcttttcttttttgaagaagattggccctgagctaacatctgttgccaatctttctctttttgcttgaggaagattgttgctgagctagtatctgtgccaatcttcctctgttttgtatatgggatgccacgacagcatggcttgatgaacagtatatacgtctgcacctgggatccaaactcatgaaccctgggctgctgaagcagagcgcaaacccactacaccaccaggccagccccaatatttttTAAGTCTCTGTCTCATCATCTCCAGTTCCACTGCATAGCTAGACTATAACCATTTCTTGCGTGGATTTCTCTAATAAACATTCATTTAGTCTCCTTGCCTTTTGTTTTGCTACCCTCAGTCTAGCTTCCAGACTGCCACCACCAGTCTGTCTAACATGCGTTAATGTAATAATTATATTCCTCTGCTTTATTGTCAGACTCCTGCCGTGGTGCACAGGCCATTTCATCATTTGGCCCCTGCCTACCATTTTTCTGTTCCCATCTTTCAATGTGCCACCCCCTTTGTACCCCTATCCTCCTGCTCTCTTGGCATTTTAAAGTCCTGTCACAGAAGATTGCTTGCAGTTCTTGAGCACTAAAGGCTGCTGTTTCATGCCTCTGTCACATTGTTCATGTTGTTTGTTCCCTGTGGTTTAGATATCCAATCACTTTAAGGCTTTTCCTGACTTCCTTAGGTGGCATTTATTTTACCACCATACCTAGCATTtctaacaaaatatcaaaatgttttcaaaaacctAGTTATTTATGTATCTCATTGGTTATTTATGTACATCTTCAGAACTTACACAGGGCCAAGTATCTgaaaggtgttcaataaatatttaacatagaAATGATGTTTTCCTTCAGCAGAGATAAAGGAGTGTGACGTCAACTGTTTCAGTAGTGTTCTTTCAGAGAGTTTCTTTATATTAAATGATCGATGCAGGTCTAGGGTCCAGTGTTAGTTTCCTAGCCATTGATTAAGGGACTTATTGCTGAATTTTAATCTAATTCTTCACAttgataataaaaatggaaagtacTAGAATTTTAGTGAATTATTTTGTGAGTGGTCATAAGTCACAATATTTCTGGGGAGTGTTGTTCTCTATATAGTCAACCAATACTGATGTGTTGTTTGCTTAGTTAGGGATTTCCATTGTGGGACGGAAGGACAGATGTTGAGAGTTTGGACAAACTcatgaaaaccaaaaacatacCTAAAGCTCACCAAGCTGTCTTTAAAACTGGTTTTGCAGAGGGTTTTCTGAAAGCTCAAACACTAACACAAAAAACCAATGGTACATTGATTTGACACCATCCGCGTTTGAGAAGAATGTTGGAAAGGAAGTTGTAGCCCTACCTTCAAGTGATTGTAAATAACTTTTCTAACAATCATCCAACTTTCTGTTGGTTATATTCTACCATGTTTGTAACTTAAGCTgtgtaaaaatggaaatacctaCTGGCACTTTCACTTTATCAAGTGAGAAACCAAAGTCAAGGACAGAAGCATGAGTGACTCCATGAAGTTTATGGTAAGAGGGTGCTGAAAGGAAATCCTGGCACTTCTGCAGAAGGATGCCATGTTCCAAGATTGCATGTGATGAAATGGGATCATCATCAGTTTAACCTGATGTTTGCGTCTCATTGAGCTGTCATTTCTCGTTGATGTCATTTGATTTAaggctttttctttctcctccagatTCTCTAAGACGAACCCGTCTGATTCTCTTTGTTCTGCTGCTATTTGGCATTTATGGACTCCTAAAAAACCCATTTTTATCTGGTAAAGgctctttttatttatctgacttatttttaaaaatcttttaaatcctCGTCTCTTTTTCATAGTTAGTCTACCTAAgacttagagaaagaaaacattaatgtTTATAGGTCTAGGCCTTCAATTCCTGAGTCAGGATTTCTCAGATTGGGTCACTTTGAGATTGTTTTTCGCTTGGAAGTAGAAAAGTTTTAATCTGTTGTGATTGTGCATTTTCTGAGGGCTTATTCACATCGCTTTGTGGATGACAAAGTTCCTTCAGACACTGTACGAGTTCAAGTTTTCAAGATAGAtgattaatattttgttaaagttcCCAGGATTATGTTAGAGTGAAAATGTTATGTCAACTTCGAGTAGCGGTTAGTGTCCcagatttttagaaaatgatcCCTGTCcaattagaaaatttttaaacatgttgAAGAATTTTATAATAGCAATACAAGATGAAATAATCTCTTTCaaagacaaattaataaattgaatgttttaaaaatatattaaaaataagactttaaatGAGTCCCATTATTTTTTCAGTTTGCCAGTTTAATATAAAGTACTCATGTCAGGTGTAAGTGGTTCCACTTGCTTTTCCAACTGCTACTCAGTTTTCGCCCTGTGTTCCCTACTCTTTGTGATTGATTACCTTGAGAGCAGAAACTGATGTCCAGTTAAGAACATCGATTGACCTGGATCTGGACTTCATCCCAGAACTTGCATGTAGCcccagatgtttttaaaaagtttttcgtGGCATCAAACCCGAGATAAGGTTTTAACATCCAGGAATAGCCTTTTTCTATCTAGATTCACCTTCTATTGTCTCCTCTTTTCCAAAAAAGAACCAGTATCAGGACAATAGGGTGAGATTGGTGGGGTAGTGGTGGGGTGGGATGAGTTCTGAttattcttttatgtttcttaattGATACGTTAGGCAAAATATTCCTTTGGGTAAATTACTCTAAGTTTTTGTTACGTCCAAGTGGTTCTGCAAATTTATTCACATTCCAATAACTATCTAGGTAATTAAATAATTTAGTAGGCTAAAACTGTTAGtctccattttaaaattactgcttTAAATTTGGTCTCCTGACTTGTATGTTCTTGCTATGTTAAGCATTTCTTGTTAACCCTATACTTTTGCCTACATCACTCTAAATTTCAATGTATCTTAAAGGCAATATTTTTGGCTTCTTCTGAGGAAATTAGAAATTGCGCAGTTTACTCATTTGTATCTGTCTACTGTGGAAGTTTACTGAGGGAGGAGAGGTTTAAGAAAGCTTTCTAATAGTTTCCCCACAGTTGATCTCACATATTTTATTATCCTACCAGACTGTTACTGCCTGTCTTGTGCTGAATGGTGTCGTTACTGCTGTATCATCTAAGGGCAAGTATTAACAGTTGTCAGAGGGAGAAGCCTACATGAGCAGTGAAACAGTCTGTTAAGCttcaccctttcttttttttaatgccagaGCCAGTTTTTTTACACTAGGTTTAAGGGGATGTATTTCAAAGTGTAGATCCACGATTAGTTGAATCAGGATAATTAAGGAtgattattaaaaatgcaaactctCCTGGGCCCTTTTCCTAAATCTACAAACCAGAAGGTCTGGGCCATGTGGCTTGGAAACCTGCATTAATACATTTCTCAAGTGATTTTTCTGCGTATTGGAGTTTGAAAACCATTGGATTAAGATTTCTGTCGTTAAATATTAGAAGGAGCAGAGGAAAATAATTCTTAGTTTTAACAGGCAAGTACAAAGATGCTGTTCTAATGTGAATCATCTCTCCCTTGGACATTGGCTAGCAATCCAGAAGACCTAGTTTCTACTCCTTACCCTGATTGAATGTATGTGAACtcagatatttaatttttctgagttttcctttcttgtgtctGAAAAATCAGGTGGTtagaattttctgattctatgaaacgtataaacatttcttttcttcctgttagTTCGCTTCCGGACAACAACAGGGCTTGATTCTGCAGTTGATCCTGTCCAGATGAAAAATGTCACCTTTGAACATGTTAAAGGAGTAAGTTAAAAAGTTTACATTCCCCTCTTCAAACATTGTATACTTGTATAAGATCAATATTTGATTGTAAAggtgtgaaataatagaaaataggtACATTGGTCTCCGcctctggttcctgacacagagcttctaaatcCCTTGGAGTTTCCTGAGTGTTtagagtgtcttttgttctaatgaggggACTCTgagtgggctcctggatggcttcAGGATGAGGGCTGCTCACCAGAAAGGCCAAGGCAAGGTTAAACGCTTAGAACTTTCATCTCCATTTCCCATTctccagagagggcagaggggctggaaatggagttaataattggtCATGACTATGCGAGGAAGCCTCATAAAAATCCCAATAGTGGGGGTTCAGGGTGCTTCCGGGGTGGTGCAcgtgtggaggtgctgggagagtggcgcCCCCAGAGAGGGCCTGGGAGCCCTACACCCCTTCCCGTATACCTTGCCTTGTGCATCTGTTCCATgatgttcctgagttgtatccttttataataaactaatAATCTAGCAActaaagtgttttcctgagttcggtgagccactctagcaaattcaTCGAACTCAAGGAGGGATCGTGGGAACCTCCAGtttgtagccagttggtcagaagcacggGTGACAGTCTGGCCTtgggattggcatctgaagtgttTGTGTGGGGGGAGGTCTTGTGGGCCTGAGCCCTTAACCTATAGAGTCTGATGCCATCtgcaggtagatagtgtcagaactgaatgggattgtaggacactcagctggtgtccAGAGTGCTCAGCATGGGAAAAACTAGGATATATTTGATGACAAGAAGTGTCTGAGTTGAAGTAGAGTAGTTGAGAGTGAGTAAAGGAAAACAAGTGTGTATGTATTTCCTTTCCATTAAAGATTATTCTGAAATAGGCAAAATTGCACCCAAATGTATTAGGAACTTCAGTGTTTTGGGTAGACGACAGTGGCAGAAGATCAAATGATGCTTCATTCCAGGGCTCAATATTAATTTGTGGAAGCAGCAAAGTATAGTGGGATGAATGTGGACTTCAGAGTCAAACACTAAagatttcaaattcatttttgacttactggctgtgtgagctTGAGCAAGTTACTGGAGATTCTCACAGATGATCTATGTGCTTGCCGTGTAATTGATGCTCAACGAATGTTACTTCTCTTCACTTATTCCTCTTATTGATCACAAACTCTTGTATCTAAAACAtctgtatttcttgaatgaatagaATGGATGAATGCTAATTTATAACCagttaattaaattatttatttaagaagTATTTGCTAACGTCTACTAATTTCCAGGTCCTGGTTTAGTATAAGAtagaacaaatgaaacaaatctctgccctcaagaagttATAATTCTAACAGGAAGTGGACAGTGATATGgtatttaaggaaaatatataataGAGTAtactaaaaagtgaaaaagtgTTATGGTGGGAAAATAGAGGAGAGTAAAGAGGTTTGGGAGTTCTGGGAGAAAGGTCACAATTTAAAATGGAATGTTCAGGGTGTGACTGACTGAGAGGGAGACATTTGAGTGAAGATTTGAGGAAGACGGAGTAGACCACACATGTATCTGAGCAAAGAACGTTTCTGCAGAGGAAGTGagagagcaaaggccctgaggcattAATGTGCTGGGCTTGTTTGCTGAGCAGTGAAAAGCCCACTTTCATATGGAATGGAGTGCGCAAGGTGAGTGAGCAAACCCGGCAGGAGATGAGAGCAGGGAGGGACACAGGACCGGACTGCACAGCGTCTTGTAAGCCATAATAAAGACTTCAGCTTTTATGTTGAGAAAGTGGGAGTCACTGAAGCATTTTGAATGGTATGGTTTGACCTAAAATTTAATGGGAACACTGGTGCTGTGTTGATAATAATCTTGAGGGGACACAAGTAGAAAACAGTCTGTTACGATAGGCCAGGCAGCAGATGGTAGGGGCTCAGACCAACTTGGTTGCAGGGGATTTGGTGAGAAGGGGTTagatctttttgtgtgtgtgaggatgttttgccctgagctaacatccgtgcccatcttcctctgttttatgtgggacgctgccacagcgtggcttgatgaggggtgctgggtctgcgcccgggatctggacctgagaaccccaggctaccgaagtggagagtgcaaacttaaccaccacaccaccaggctggccccatagatttttgatatatatattgAAAGTAGAACCAACAGGGTTTCTTAGGGATTGGAGGGTAGGCTATAAGAGAAAGAGGTGGCAAGAATGACCACAAGATATTTAGTTTGAAAAATTAGAAGGATGGAGCTGTCATATACTGAGAAGAGAAGGGCTGTGGGCAGAGCAGGTTTTGGGGACGAATAGCAGGAATTCAGTTTGGGGCATGTCAAGTGTGAGATGTCCAAATGAAGGTGTCGAGGAAGCACGCGGGTGTACCATTTTGGAGTTCACAGGAGGGGTCTAAGAGGTGAAAACTGTAATCGAGATTACGCTCAGCTGTACTAAGTCCATGTGTTTGCCTGAGGTCACCGACAGGGTGAGTGTCACTAGAAGAGAGAAGAGGTCCAAGTGCTGAGCTGTGGAGCCCTCAGGTTCAGAGGACAGGGAAGAGGCATCGGGAAGGGAGACTGAGGAGGAGCTGCCAGTGAGGCGGGTGAGGGTGTTGTCCTGGAAGAAAACACGTCCGTCATGAGGAGCCATCAGCTGTGTGGAATGGCATTGATGGGCCGGGCGAGAATTGATCCTTCAGTTTAGCAATGGGGAGGGCACTGGTGTGCTTGATAAGAGCAGTTTTATTGGAGTAGCAGGGGTTTAAATCCTAATTGCAGTGGGTTTACAAGAGATGGAAGGAGATGAAATGGAATAGGTGATTACAAGTAACTCTCGAATTTTGTTGGAAAGGCCATCACAGACAATTCATCTGTTATAACAGGAAATAAAGTAGACGTATTGGTAAACTGGTCGGTAGGGTATATGTGATGGGGCGGGTTGTGGAAGTTCACTGACAGTGAAGTCAGAATCAAGGTCGTGAGCTGAGAGAATGTATGGAAAGAAGAGGGATGAGTGATTTATGGAGGAGGTATGAAATCGTGCAGGAACGAGAGAATGAACGCGTTAGGGAGATAAAATAGGACTGCTGGGCGTGCTGGAAGTTTGGGATCATGAATTTATATTGAGACCAGTCAACAGGAGTGTTTTCTTCTCCTGACTGACAAGCAGGAAGGAAAGTGTAATAATAGTGTTTTACCCTTTGAACAGATTGTCTTGTAACTTAAAGACGTCGCTAATGAACGTGTTCGAGCAGAGGCTGGGCGTCGTCTTTGAGGAAGGTTTTGGAAGAAATTCTTCCTGCAGGAGGGGCTTGAAAGCCATGACTTTGAGGACTCTTCCAACTCCGAAGAGGCTGCTTAGGTTGTTCTGCTCCTCCTCTTTGCACACTCTGTTTTCTGTTGATGAGGGAACATTTGTTTTCAGCCTTGGCTGTTGGGGAATACGGCGTTGGGAGTCATTACGGTAGTTTTACACCAAGCGGTCCTTTTGTTCCTTTGCAGTTGAAGTAGCTGTGAACCCTGCTGGGATTGTGAAAAGTGAGCAGTAGAGGAAGAGGCTGGTGCAGTGACTATTTGAAAGCTAGACGCGTCAGTGCAGAGGGCCCTTCTCGTTCTGTGTGAGGGCTGCAGTCAGGGAGCCTGCTTACGTTGAGCTTGCACTAAGGCCGTGGTCAGCGAGGCGTCCTACTCTCTCCCTGCGGTGTATGTACTTCATTACTCAGTACACCACATTTCTTTTCGGATGAGGCCATTTGGAGTGCAAAATGTGAGAAGATGTGTTGACACCCAAACGTTAGGCAAGGGGGACATCACAAGGTGGATCCTCACAGTTTCCCGTGGTAATATGAATAAATGTTATAATTGCTGTAAAATCTAAGTTTATGTAGAGCAGAGTATTTCAGTAGCATTTACCATAATAGTATGCCACTAGAAGTAGCTGTGATCAATTTCACCAGGTCTTAAAGAGCTTGTATAGGAATGTCATTTCCTTGCCCAGAATTCCTGAACATGTAGGGTTACTTGTATATGGAGCCACTGTGGAAACATTCATAAGGGCGTTGATAGCTTCACTCACTGCCTTGATCCTCGTAACCCTACTCTCCTCCATAGGTTTTATATTCCTTAACTGGGAATTCTCTTGCCACAGAGGTTGGGAagagaaaatgtattttgaatgGCCGATgatgtttaatttctttcctgttttcgtCCAATTTTAAGTTATCTATTACCTTGACCAAATGtatgttggttttcttttagTGTATGGATCtcttcaaagattaaaaaaatttttttgataatCTGTTCAACTCTTTTTTTACACATAAATTTTACTGAAGCTTAACAGTCACACAAAAATGCACACATCGTAAATGTACACCTCAATAAATTTTCGCACACGGCTTTGAACACATCTATGTTGTCAGCACCCAGCTCAGGAAACAGAACGCCAGGGCCTGCCTAGTGCCTCTTTCCAGTCACCGTCTCTCCCCACCCCGAGGGTGAGCACTGCCCTGTCTAATACCGTAGGTTAGTTTGGGcggtttttgaattttatataaatgtgacGCATGTAGTATGTACGATTTCTTTCGTCAACATGATGTTTGTGAGATCCATCCGTGTTGTTACATGGAGCGGTAGTTCATTCATCCTCATTGCATAGTGTTCTATTCCACGAAAACCACGATACTGTGTGTTTATTCCACGTTAGGTAGACATGTGGTTGTGTCTAGTTTTAGCTAAAATGGTCCTGCTGTGAATGTTGTTGTACAGATCTCTTGGTGAGCATATGAACACACTTCTCTTGTGCCTGGGAGTGGACAAAGCTTTGCTTTTAACCATtaactttataaacatttttagtaaattttaataatttaatcaGAATAACTTTAAAGACCATTTCAAGACTAAAAAAACACCTACTTACTCTGTATCAGTTGTATATTTCCTGGAAATAGTCCTGGGAAATTTTCTAGAAATCTAAGATAGTCACGAGTTTAATTTTAGATTATCAGAATGCCCTTTGGCCCAGAGATCTGTTTCATGTTTTACTACACTCCTTCCCAGGTAGTTTTTTTAAACCTGCCCGATGTACTTCAGGTCGTTTTTGTCACTTAGAGCTATTTAAAGTTGTCTATTGTGAGGTTGTAAATTGACTGCCAGTGAGCTAAGTGGATTAACAAATGTATTATTG from Equus asinus isolate D_3611 breed Donkey chromosome 29, EquAss-T2T_v2, whole genome shotgun sequence includes:
- the LOC106837977 gene encoding ATP-dependent zinc metalloprotease YME1L1-like, producing MKTKNIPKAHQAVFKTGFAEGFLKAQTLTQKTNDSLRRTRLILFVLLLFGIYGLLKNPFLSVRFRTTTGLDSAVDPVQMKNVTFEHVKGLK